From the Sphingomonas phyllosphaerae 5.2 genome, one window contains:
- a CDS encoding NADH-quinone oxidoreductase subunit J — MIQAIAFYLFAAVVLVSGAMTISSRNPVHSVLWLILAFFNAAGLMVLVGAEFIAMLLVIVYVGAVAVLFLFVVMMLDIDFAELRAGFVRYFGIGLVLAVALVAEILIGVGAWSAGGIDLARRAAPTDHVVPNIVQIGNLLYTRYLFIFEGAGLVLLVAMIGAIVLTHRERSGARYQNIARQNARRPQDATRNVRPEIGQGVQL; from the coding sequence TGACGATCTCGTCGCGCAATCCGGTGCATTCGGTGCTGTGGCTGATCCTGGCGTTCTTCAACGCCGCCGGGCTGATGGTACTCGTCGGCGCCGAGTTCATCGCGATGCTGCTGGTGATCGTCTATGTCGGCGCCGTCGCGGTGCTGTTCCTGTTCGTGGTCATGATGCTCGACATCGACTTCGCGGAGCTGCGCGCCGGGTTCGTTCGCTATTTCGGCATCGGGCTCGTGCTCGCGGTCGCGTTGGTCGCCGAGATCCTCATCGGTGTCGGAGCGTGGAGCGCGGGCGGTATCGACCTGGCACGACGCGCGGCGCCGACCGACCATGTCGTCCCCAACATCGTGCAGATCGGCAACCTGCTCTACACGCGGTACCTGTTCATCTTCGAAGGCGCCGGGCTGGTTCTGCTCGTCGCGATGATCGGCGCGATCGTGCTGACGCATCGCGAGCGGTCGGGTGCGCGCTACCAGAATATCGCGCGGCAGAATGCGCGCCGTCCGCAGGATGCGACGCGCAATGTGCGGCCGGAGATCGGGCAGGGGGTGCAGCTGTGA